A region from the Candidatus Coatesbacteria bacterium genome encodes:
- a CDS encoding excinuclease ABC subunit C encodes MSDEHNEQPNAPESAIGDEPAAEEAADNPAEDPLQLKLRRLPHEPGVYRFLGKGNRVLYVGKADDLANRVRSYFQAGATLEPHTRSMVRRVEDFTVTVTANPVEALLLESSLIKLHKPRYNINLKDDKRYPFIRLTTEDVFPRIMVTRDTSQRASTYFGPFSNAKATRSTLKTLQRLFGLRVCKREIHVWREQGGKQPMPDWRPCLLHGLERCSAPCVGAVSKREYASYVRAATDFLQGRRGEVAERLKREMGEASQRREYERAAKYRDALRAVEQVMTKQRAVSTRAEDLDILGLARRRGESVVELLKIRQGYLLGDDAFPLTAHPAESDAAVLAAFLSSYYTGADWIPQRIILPTEPADADDLTKLITRLRNEIGEAPATRALLRASPSTEPTRRTRGGRVRLIVPQRGRLRELQQSAQRNARRNLEQLLIDQLAKRGQAEAAVQLAERLGLDGVPLVIEGLDISNLGADNPVASLVRFRGGRPFKGGYRHYKLKTPGPDDYAMLAEVTRRRYPKLADKGKLPDLLVVDGGKGQLGAVVETLEAEGLAGRFAVIGLAKKEELIFKPGRKTPVKLPLDSPALQLLQRVRDEAHRFGLRFHRQLRRADGLQSILERVPGIGPTRRKALLDTFGSLKGIRRATVEELSAVKGVSEKLARELLNYLKIHYF; translated from the coding sequence ATGAGCGACGAACACAACGAACAACCGAACGCACCCGAGAGCGCGATCGGCGACGAACCGGCCGCGGAAGAAGCCGCGGATAATCCGGCGGAGGATCCGTTGCAGCTCAAGCTGCGCCGCCTGCCCCACGAGCCCGGCGTCTACCGCTTCCTGGGCAAGGGCAACCGCGTGCTCTACGTCGGCAAAGCCGACGACCTGGCCAACCGTGTACGCTCCTACTTCCAAGCCGGGGCGACCCTCGAGCCGCACACCCGCTCGATGGTGCGCCGGGTCGAGGACTTCACCGTCACGGTGACGGCCAACCCGGTCGAGGCGCTGCTGCTGGAGAGCTCGCTGATCAAGCTCCACAAGCCGCGCTACAACATCAACCTCAAGGACGACAAGCGCTACCCCTTCATCCGCTTGACCACGGAGGACGTGTTTCCGCGGATCATGGTCACCCGGGACACCTCGCAGCGGGCCTCGACCTACTTCGGTCCCTTCTCCAACGCCAAGGCCACCCGTTCGACGCTCAAGACCCTGCAGCGCCTGTTCGGTCTGCGGGTCTGCAAGCGGGAGATCCACGTCTGGCGGGAGCAGGGCGGGAAGCAGCCGATGCCCGACTGGCGCCCCTGCCTGCTGCACGGCCTGGAGCGCTGCAGCGCGCCCTGCGTCGGCGCGGTCTCCAAGCGCGAGTACGCCTCCTACGTCCGGGCGGCGACGGATTTCCTCCAGGGCCGCCGCGGCGAGGTCGCCGAGCGGCTGAAGCGGGAGATGGGCGAGGCCAGTCAGCGACGGGAGTACGAACGCGCCGCCAAGTACCGCGACGCCCTGCGGGCCGTCGAGCAGGTGATGACCAAGCAGCGCGCCGTCAGCACCAGGGCCGAGGACCTGGACATCCTCGGTCTGGCCCGGCGGCGCGGTGAAAGCGTCGTCGAGCTGCTCAAGATCCGCCAGGGCTACCTGCTGGGCGATGACGCCTTCCCCCTGACGGCCCACCCTGCGGAGAGCGACGCCGCCGTGCTGGCCGCCTTCCTCTCCAGTTACTACACCGGCGCCGACTGGATCCCCCAGCGAATCATCCTGCCGACGGAACCCGCCGACGCCGACGACCTGACCAAGCTGATCACCCGGTTGCGCAACGAGATCGGTGAGGCCCCGGCCACTCGGGCCCTACTGCGGGCCTCGCCCTCGACGGAACCCACCCGACGCACCCGGGGCGGTCGGGTCCGCTTGATCGTACCCCAGCGCGGTCGGCTGCGCGAACTGCAACAATCGGCGCAGCGCAACGCCCGGCGCAACCTCGAGCAGTTGCTGATCGACCAACTGGCCAAGCGGGGCCAGGCCGAAGCCGCCGTCCAGCTCGCCGAGCGCCTGGGCCTCGACGGCGTACCCCTGGTCATCGAGGGCCTGGACATCTCCAACCTGGGCGCCGACAATCCCGTGGCCAGCCTGGTCCGCTTCCGCGGCGGCCGGCCCTTCAAGGGCGGCTACCGCCACTACAAACTCAAAACGCCGGGGCCCGACGACTACGCCATGCTGGCCGAGGTCACCCGACGCCGCTACCCCAAACTGGCCGACAAGGGTAAACTTCCCGACCTCCTCGTCGTCGACGGCGGCAAGGGCCAGCTCGGCGCCGTGGTTGAAACCCTGGAAGCCGAAGGTCTGGCCGGGCGTTTCGCCGTCATCGGCCTGGCCAAGAAAGAAGAGCTGATCTTCAAGCCCGGCCGCAAGACCCCCGTCAAGCTGCCCCTGGACTCTCCGGCCCTGCAACTGCTCCAGCGGGTCCGCGACGAGGCCCACCGCTTCGGCCTGCGCTTCCACCGTCAACTGCGGCGCGCCGACGGGCTGCAGTCGATCCTCGAACGGGTCCCCGGTATCGGCCCCACCAGGCGCAAGGCCCTGCTGGACACCTTCGGCTCGCTGAAAGGCATCCGCCGGGCCACCGTCGAGGAGCTCAGCGCCGTCAAGGGCGTCAGCGAGAAGCTGGCCCGGGAGCTGCTCAACTACCTCAAGATCCATTACTTCTAG
- a CDS encoding ligand-binding protein SH3, which yields MLPIIELRGGLPIGLSQGLPWSEAYLFAVLGNLIPVIPILLLLEPISNWMRKQWRWANRFFTWLFERTRRRTEKTVEKYGTLGLTIFVMIPLPVTGAWTGTLAAFLFGIPARKALPAIVLGVLIAGGIVTAVYYGGEGLIRAIFLGN from the coding sequence ATGCTGCCGATCATCGAGTTGCGCGGCGGCCTGCCCATCGGTCTCAGTCAGGGCCTGCCCTGGAGCGAGGCCTACCTGTTCGCCGTCCTCGGCAACCTGATCCCGGTCATCCCCATCCTGCTGCTGCTCGAGCCCATCAGCAACTGGATGCGCAAGCAGTGGCGCTGGGCCAACCGTTTCTTTACCTGGCTGTTCGAGCGCACCCGTCGCCGCACCGAGAAGACGGTTGAAAAATACGGCACCCTCGGGCTGACGATCTTCGTGATGATCCCCCTGCCCGTCACCGGCGCCTGGACCGGAACCCTGGCCGCCTTTCTCTTCGGCATCCCGGCGCGCAAAGCCCTCCCGGCCATCGTCCTCGGCGTGCTGATCGCCGGCGGGATCGTCACCGCCGTCTACTACGGCGGCGAGGGCCTGATCCGCGCCATCTTCCTCGGCAACTGA